The proteins below come from a single Asanoa ferruginea genomic window:
- a CDS encoding aspartate carbamoyltransferase catalytic subunit, which translates to MIKHLLSAADLDSQQAILVLDTAAELASISGREVKKLPTLRGRTVVNLFYEDSTRTRISFEAAAKRLSADVINFSAKGSSVSKGESLKDTALTLQAMGADAVVIRHPASGAPHRLASWVGGSVVNAGDGTHEHPTQALLDAYTMRSRLGRLEGLHVAIVGDVLHSRVARSNVLLLTTLGAKVTVVGPPTLIPVDVAPALSPDLQVSYDLDAVLPEVDVVMMLRVQRERMNDSFFPSTREYARRYGLDAQRMRRLPEHAIVMHPGPMVRGMEITPEVADSARSTIVEQVANGVSVRMAVLYLLLGGK; encoded by the coding sequence ATGATCAAGCATCTGTTGTCGGCCGCCGACCTCGACAGCCAGCAGGCGATCCTGGTGCTCGACACCGCCGCCGAGCTGGCCAGCATCTCCGGCCGCGAGGTCAAGAAGCTGCCCACGCTGCGCGGTCGCACGGTGGTCAACCTCTTCTACGAAGACTCGACCCGCACGCGCATCTCCTTCGAGGCCGCGGCCAAGCGACTCTCCGCCGACGTCATCAACTTCTCAGCCAAGGGTTCCAGCGTCTCCAAGGGCGAGAGCCTCAAGGACACCGCGCTGACCCTCCAGGCGATGGGCGCCGACGCGGTGGTCATCCGCCACCCGGCCTCCGGTGCGCCGCACCGGCTCGCGAGCTGGGTCGGCGGTTCGGTGGTCAACGCCGGCGACGGCACCCACGAGCACCCGACCCAGGCGCTGCTCGACGCCTACACGATGCGCTCGCGGCTCGGCCGGCTCGAAGGCCTGCACGTGGCGATCGTCGGCGACGTGCTGCACAGCCGGGTCGCCCGCTCCAACGTGCTGCTGCTCACCACGCTCGGCGCGAAGGTCACCGTGGTCGGCCCGCCGACGCTGATCCCGGTCGACGTCGCACCGGCCCTCTCGCCCGACCTCCAGGTCTCCTACGACCTCGACGCGGTGCTGCCCGAGGTCGACGTGGTGATGATGCTGCGGGTCCAGCGCGAGCGGATGAACGACTCCTTCTTCCCATCGACCCGGGAGTACGCGCGCCGCTACGGGCTCGACGCGCAGCGCATGCGGCGGCTCCCCGAGCACGCGATCGTCATGCACCCCGGCCCGATGGTCCGGGGCATGGAGATCACTCCGGAGGTGGCCGACTCGGCCCGCTCCACGATCGTCGAACAGGTCGCCAACGGCGTCTCGGTCCGGATGGCCGTCCTCTACCTGCTCCTGGGGGGCAAATGA
- a CDS encoding dihydroorotase has translation MSTTYLVKGVSVAGAEPTDLLIRDGVIAAAGDSPRDAQVIDGAGLVALPGLVDLHTHLREPGREDAETVESGSRAAALGGFTAVCAMANTSPVADTAGVVEQVWRLGREAGLVDVQPIGAVTVGLAGQHLAELGAMATSAAKVRIFSDDGHCVSDPRLMRRALEYVKAFDGVIAQHAEEPRLTEGAQMHEGEVSARLGLTGWPAVAEEAIIARDALLAGHVGARLHVCHVSTAGSVDVIRQAKAAGVRVTAEVTPHHLLLTDERASSYDPVFKVNPPLRTQADVMALRKALAEGVIDIVATDHAPHAVEDKECEWAYARPGMLGLETALSIVLDVLGPDWPLIAERMSRTPARIAGLAEHGHLPVPGAPATFTLVDPAARWEVDPTGSASRSRNTPYAGMTLPGRIVATFLRGEPTVLDGKAVK, from the coding sequence ATGAGCACCACATACCTGGTCAAGGGAGTCAGCGTCGCCGGCGCCGAGCCGACCGACCTGCTGATCCGCGACGGCGTCATCGCCGCGGCCGGGGACTCGCCCCGGGACGCCCAGGTGATCGACGGCGCCGGCCTGGTCGCGCTGCCGGGCCTGGTCGACCTGCACACCCACCTGCGTGAGCCGGGCCGGGAAGACGCGGAGACGGTCGAGTCCGGCTCGCGGGCCGCGGCCCTCGGCGGGTTCACCGCGGTCTGCGCGATGGCCAACACCTCGCCGGTCGCCGACACGGCCGGCGTGGTCGAGCAGGTCTGGCGGCTCGGTCGCGAGGCGGGCCTGGTCGACGTGCAGCCGATCGGCGCGGTCACGGTCGGCCTGGCCGGCCAGCACCTCGCGGAGCTCGGCGCGATGGCCACCTCCGCGGCCAAGGTGCGGATCTTCTCCGACGACGGGCACTGCGTCTCCGACCCCCGGCTGATGCGCCGCGCGCTCGAATACGTCAAGGCGTTCGACGGCGTGATCGCCCAGCACGCCGAGGAGCCCCGGCTGACCGAGGGCGCCCAGATGCACGAGGGCGAGGTCTCCGCGCGGCTCGGCCTGACCGGCTGGCCGGCGGTCGCCGAAGAGGCGATCATCGCCCGCGACGCGCTGCTGGCCGGCCACGTCGGCGCCCGCCTGCACGTGTGCCACGTGAGCACCGCCGGCTCGGTCGACGTGATCAGGCAGGCCAAAGCGGCCGGCGTACGGGTGACCGCCGAGGTGACGCCGCACCACCTGCTGCTGACCGACGAGCGGGCCAGTTCTTACGACCCGGTGTTCAAGGTCAACCCGCCGCTGCGCACCCAGGCCGACGTGATGGCACTGCGTAAGGCCCTGGCCGAGGGCGTCATCGACATCGTGGCGACCGACCACGCTCCGCACGCCGTCGAAGACAAGGAATGCGAGTGGGCCTACGCCCGGCCGGGCATGCTCGGCCTGGAGACCGCCCTCTCGATCGTGCTCGACGTGCTCGGTCCCGACTGGCCGCTGATCGCCGAGCGGATGTCGCGGACGCCGGCCCGGATCGCCGGGCTGGCCGAACACGGCCACCTGCCGGTGCCCGGCGCGCCGGCGACGTTCACGCTGGTCGACCCCGCGGCCCGCTGGGAGGTCGACCCGACCGGGTCGGCGTCCCGGTCGCGCAACACCCCGTACGCCGGAATGACCCTGCCCGGTCGGATCGTCGCGACGTTCCTGCGTGGCGAGCCGACGGTGCTGGATGGAAAGGCAGTCAAATGA
- the carA gene encoding glutamine-hydrolyzing carbamoyl-phosphate synthase small subunit, producing MRRPALLVLEDGRTFHGESYGSVGETFGEAVFTTAMTGYQETLTDPSYHRQVVVQTAPHIGNTGVNDEDDESSKIWVAGYVVRDPARLASNWRRTGDLEDRLAAEGVVGIAGIDTRALTRHLRDRGAMRVGVSSVTDDPEALLRKVREAPEMVGADLSAQVTTAKPYTVNALGSHEFTVAAVDLGIKRNVARRLAARGVTTHVMPAGSSIDDLLATGADAVFFSPGPGDPATADGAVELAREVMRRQIPLFGICFGSQILGRALGFGTYKLAFGHRGSNQPVLDRMTGKVEVTSHNHGFAVDAPLEGSVATDFGDVAVSHVCLNDNVVEGLRAHDVPAFTVQYHPEAAAGPHDADYLFDRFRELIAGEKVSA from the coding sequence ATGAGGCGCCCCGCGCTGCTCGTCCTGGAGGACGGGCGGACGTTCCACGGTGAGTCCTACGGCAGCGTGGGCGAGACCTTCGGCGAGGCGGTGTTCACCACCGCGATGACCGGCTACCAGGAGACGCTCACCGACCCGTCCTACCACCGCCAGGTCGTGGTGCAGACCGCACCGCACATCGGCAACACCGGCGTCAACGACGAAGACGACGAGTCGTCGAAGATCTGGGTCGCCGGCTACGTGGTGCGCGACCCGGCCCGGCTCGCCTCCAACTGGCGGCGCACCGGCGACCTCGAGGACCGGCTGGCCGCCGAGGGTGTGGTCGGCATCGCCGGCATCGACACCCGGGCGCTGACCCGGCACCTGCGCGACCGCGGCGCCATGCGGGTCGGCGTCTCCAGCGTCACCGACGACCCGGAAGCGCTGCTGCGCAAGGTCCGCGAGGCGCCCGAGATGGTCGGCGCCGACCTGTCGGCCCAGGTGACCACGGCTAAGCCGTACACCGTGAACGCCCTTGGCTCGCATGAGTTCACCGTCGCGGCGGTCGACCTCGGCATCAAGCGCAACGTCGCGCGGCGGCTGGCCGCCCGGGGCGTGACCACCCACGTGATGCCGGCCGGCTCGTCGATCGACGACCTGCTGGCGACCGGCGCCGACGCGGTGTTCTTCTCGCCCGGCCCGGGTGACCCGGCCACCGCCGACGGCGCGGTCGAGTTGGCCCGCGAGGTGATGCGCCGCCAGATCCCGCTGTTCGGCATCTGCTTCGGCTCGCAGATCCTCGGCCGGGCGCTCGGCTTCGGCACCTACAAGCTGGCCTTCGGCCACCGGGGCAGCAACCAGCCGGTGCTCGACCGGATGACCGGCAAGGTCGAGGTGACCTCGCACAACCACGGGTTCGCCGTGGACGCGCCGCTGGAGGGTTCGGTGGCCACCGACTTCGGCGACGTCGCGGTCTCGCACGTCTGCCTCAACGACAACGTGGTGGAGGGCCTGCGCGCACACGACGTGCCGGCCTTCACCGTCCAGTACCACCCGGAAGCGGCCGCCGGTCCGCACGACGCCGACTACCTGTTCGACCGGTTCCGGGAATTGATCGCGGGGGAGAAGGTCAGTGCCTAA
- the mptB gene encoding polyprenol phosphomannose-dependent alpha 1,6 mannosyltransferase MptB: MSAPVVANTAGQLGRCRAWGVAGTMCVALGGLGAGAGPSDGPLARPDLPVDLFNAGVAVAYFGLVLLVVAWWRLGKLVRQRPPRVEELLSTLIMWAAPLLIAPPVFSRDVYSYLAQGAMVGAGLDVYHEGPAALGGPFGLEVPAIWQHTPTPYGPAFLLLATAAATLVGGHVTLGVLLLRLVAVAGVTLLALTLPPLARRCGVPPAAALWLAVLNPLVLLHLVGGAHNDAIMIGLLAAGLALALARRPALGALLITLSALVKAPAAVGLAAVALIWARQADARWRALAGTALVAAGTTVAVTWVAGTGFGWVGALRTPVTADAWSVTSVLGRFTTNLLGTLDASFGTAPLTAWRLAGMCAAVATALLVWGRRHTLGPVQGVGLLLGGVVAFGPVVRPWYLLWAVVPLAASAPHGRAGRFAAGACAVLALVVLPDGFAPNAGTLGFAVLGGCLAVALLVMTAFAALDDDLAPGLAG, translated from the coding sequence GTGTCCGCGCCGGTCGTCGCCAATACTGCCGGCCAACTGGGCCGGTGCCGCGCCTGGGGGGTCGCCGGCACGATGTGCGTCGCCCTCGGCGGGCTGGGTGCCGGCGCCGGGCCGTCCGACGGCCCGTTGGCCCGCCCCGACCTGCCGGTCGACCTGTTCAACGCCGGCGTCGCGGTGGCCTACTTCGGGCTCGTGCTGCTCGTGGTCGCCTGGTGGCGGCTGGGCAAGCTGGTGCGGCAGCGCCCGCCGCGGGTGGAGGAGCTGCTCTCGACGCTGATCATGTGGGCGGCGCCACTGCTGATCGCGCCGCCGGTGTTCAGCCGCGACGTCTACAGCTACCTGGCCCAGGGCGCGATGGTCGGCGCCGGGCTCGACGTCTACCACGAGGGTCCGGCCGCGCTGGGCGGCCCGTTCGGCCTCGAGGTGCCGGCGATCTGGCAGCACACGCCCACCCCGTACGGCCCCGCCTTCCTGCTCCTGGCCACCGCCGCGGCCACCCTGGTCGGCGGGCACGTGACGCTGGGCGTACTCCTGTTGCGGTTGGTGGCCGTGGCCGGGGTGACGCTGCTCGCGCTGACCCTGCCACCGCTGGCCCGGCGGTGCGGGGTGCCGCCCGCGGCCGCGCTCTGGCTCGCCGTGCTCAACCCGCTGGTGCTGCTGCATCTGGTCGGTGGCGCGCACAACGACGCCATCATGATCGGCCTGCTGGCCGCCGGGCTGGCTCTCGCGTTGGCCCGGCGGCCGGCGCTGGGCGCGCTCCTGATCACCCTGTCCGCACTCGTCAAGGCGCCGGCGGCGGTCGGGCTGGCGGCGGTCGCGCTGATCTGGGCGCGGCAGGCCGACGCCCGGTGGCGGGCCCTCGCGGGCACCGCCCTGGTGGCCGCCGGGACGACGGTCGCGGTGACCTGGGTCGCCGGCACCGGGTTCGGCTGGGTCGGCGCGCTGCGCACCCCGGTGACGGCCGACGCCTGGTCGGTGACCAGCGTTCTGGGCCGGTTCACCACCAACCTGCTGGGCACCCTGGACGCCTCGTTCGGCACCGCGCCGCTGACCGCCTGGCGGCTCGCCGGGATGTGCGCGGCGGTCGCCACGGCGCTGCTGGTCTGGGGGCGGCGGCACACGCTGGGCCCGGTGCAGGGCGTCGGCCTGCTGCTCGGCGGCGTGGTCGCGTTCGGGCCGGTGGTGCGGCCCTGGTATCTGCTGTGGGCGGTGGTGCCGCTGGCCGCGTCGGCGCCGCACGGGCGGGCCGGCCGGTTCGCCGCGGGCGCGTGCGCGGTGCTCGCCCTGGTGGTGCTGCCCGACGGGTTCGCGCCGAACGCCGGGACGCTCGGTTTCGCCGTACTCGGCGGATGTCTGGCTGTGGCCCTGCTCGTGATGACCGCGTTCGCCGCGCTCGACGACGACCTCGCGCCGGGGCTGGCGGGATGA
- the pyrR gene encoding bifunctional pyr operon transcriptional regulator/uracil phosphoribosyltransferase PyrR, whose protein sequence is MAFPKAAPSSTTSGSPPSVKVILTETDLARVVDRIAHQILEKTDGADGTVLLGIPTRGVPLAHRLATRIAAFEGVDVPVGVLDVTLYRDDLRLRATRALGPTNMPPGGIDGRRVILVDDVLFSGRTVRAALDALSDLGRPSSVQLAVIVDRGHRELPIRADYVGKNIPTARTESVKVTLAETDGSDEVKLIGEEPT, encoded by the coding sequence GTGGCCTTTCCCAAGGCCGCCCCATCCTCGACGACGTCCGGTTCGCCACCGTCTGTGAAGGTCATCCTCACTGAGACGGATCTGGCGCGGGTCGTCGACCGGATCGCACACCAGATCCTCGAAAAGACCGACGGTGCCGACGGCACCGTCCTGCTCGGCATCCCGACCCGGGGCGTGCCGCTGGCCCACCGGCTGGCCACCCGGATCGCCGCTTTCGAGGGCGTCGACGTGCCCGTCGGTGTGCTCGACGTCACTCTCTACCGCGACGACCTGCGGCTGCGCGCGACCCGCGCACTCGGCCCGACCAACATGCCGCCCGGCGGCATCGACGGCCGGCGGGTCATCCTCGTCGACGACGTGCTCTTCTCCGGCCGCACCGTGCGGGCCGCCCTCGATGCCCTCTCCGACCTCGGCCGGCCCAGCTCGGTCCAGCTCGCGGTGATCGTCGACCGCGGCCACCGGGAGTTGCCGATCCGCGCCGACTACGTGGGCAAGAACATCCCCACCGCGCGCACCGAGAGCGTCAAGGTCACGCTGGCCGAGACCGACGGCAGCGACGAGGTCAAGCTGATCGGCGAGGAGCCCACATGA
- a CDS encoding transcriptional regulator, translating to MPSEYAKSLGARLRSIRQQQGLSLQGVEEKSNGRWKAVVVGSYERGDRAVTVSRLAELADFYRVPVSELLPDGSGVRHEPTNKIVLDLERLYDDASEDLAYVARYARAIQQQRGDYNGRVLSIRADDLRALAIVYDSSPSGLIERLNEHGVLVADPRAFFAS from the coding sequence ATGCCTTCTGAGTACGCCAAGTCGTTGGGCGCGCGCTTGCGCTCCATCCGCCAGCAGCAGGGCCTGTCCCTGCAAGGTGTGGAGGAGAAGTCGAACGGTCGCTGGAAAGCGGTCGTCGTCGGCTCCTACGAGCGCGGCGACCGGGCCGTGACGGTGTCCCGCCTCGCCGAACTGGCTGATTTCTACCGGGTACCCGTTTCGGAGTTGCTGCCCGACGGCAGCGGCGTCCGCCACGAGCCGACCAACAAGATCGTGCTCGACCTGGAGCGTCTCTACGACGACGCCTCGGAAGACCTCGCCTACGTGGCCCGTTACGCACGCGCCATCCAGCAGCAGCGCGGTGACTACAACGGCCGGGTCCTCTCGATCCGCGCCGACGACCTGCGCGCGCTGGCGATCGTCTACGACTCGTCGCCGTCGGGCCTCATCGAGCGCCTCAACGAGCACGGTGTCCTGGTCGCTGACCCCCGCGCGTTCTTCGCGAGCTAG
- the nusB gene encoding transcription antitermination factor NusB, with product MPARRKARKRALDVLFEADLRDRPAGDVLTDYVARLERPLPGHLDYALGLVNGVAAHLGRIDELIGSYAEGWTIDRMPVVDRNLARIAVYELLYVDEIDDAVAISEAVELARQMSTDDSPRFLNGLLGRIAEYASR from the coding sequence ATGCCCGCGCGCCGCAAGGCGCGCAAGCGGGCCCTCGACGTGCTGTTCGAAGCTGACCTGCGCGACCGGCCGGCGGGCGACGTGCTCACCGACTACGTCGCGCGACTGGAGCGACCGCTGCCCGGTCACCTCGACTACGCGCTGGGCCTGGTCAACGGCGTCGCGGCGCACCTCGGCCGGATCGACGAGCTGATCGGTAGCTACGCCGAGGGCTGGACCATAGACCGGATGCCGGTGGTCGACCGCAACCTGGCCCGGATCGCGGTCTACGAGTTGCTCTACGTCGACGAGATCGACGACGCGGTGGCGATCTCCGAGGCGGTCGAGCTGGCCCGCCAGATGTCGACCGACGACAGCCCGCGGTTCCTCAACGGCCTGCTGGGCCGGATCGCCGAATACGCATCCCGCTAG
- the efp gene encoding elongation factor P → MATTNDLKNGLVLNLDGELWSVVEFQHVKPGKGGAFVRTTLKNVLSGKVVDKTFNAGTKVETATVDKRTMQYLYIDGEDYVFMDLDTYDQIHVSGGTVGEAANYLLPEAEATVATHESVPLYVELPTSVVLEVTYTEPGLQGDRSTGGNKPATVETGATVSVPLFITTGEKIKVDTRDGRYLGRA, encoded by the coding sequence ATGGCCACCACTAACGACCTGAAGAACGGTCTCGTCCTCAACCTCGACGGCGAGCTGTGGTCCGTCGTGGAGTTTCAGCACGTCAAGCCTGGCAAGGGTGGCGCTTTCGTGCGCACCACGCTGAAGAACGTGCTCTCCGGGAAGGTCGTCGACAAGACCTTCAACGCCGGCACGAAGGTCGAAACCGCCACCGTCGACAAGCGCACCATGCAATACCTCTACATCGACGGCGAAGACTACGTCTTCATGGATCTCGACACCTACGACCAGATCCACGTCAGCGGTGGCACGGTCGGTGAGGCGGCCAACTACCTGCTGCCCGAGGCCGAGGCCACCGTCGCCACCCACGAGAGCGTCCCGCTCTACGTCGAGTTGCCGACCAGCGTCGTGCTCGAGGTCACCTACACCGAGCCCGGCCTCCAGGGCGACCGCTCGACCGGCGGCAACAAGCCGGCCACCGTGGAGACCGGCGCGACCGTCTCGGTCCCGCTGTTCATCACCACCGGTGAGAAGATCAAGGTCGACACCCGCGACGGCCGTTACCTCGGCCGCGCCTGA
- the carB gene encoding carbamoyl-phosphate synthase large subunit: MPKRSDLSHVLVIGSGPIVIGQACEFDYSGTQACRVLRAEGLRVSLVNSNPATIMTDPEFADATYIEPITTEFLELVIAKERPDALLPTLGGQTALNAAVALHEAGILEKYGVELIGADIEAIQRGEDRQKFKEIVAKAGAETPRSRVCDSMDAVRSAVGELGLPVVIRPSFTMGGLGSGMAHTAADLERIAGAGLTESPVHEVLIEESVLGWKEYELELMRDKHDNVVVVCSIENLDPMGVHTGDSVTVAPAMTLTDREYQTLRDVGIAVLREVGVDTGGCNIQFAINPDDGRLVVIEMNPRVSRSSALASKATGFPIAKIAAKLAIGYTLDEISNDITQETPAAFEPALDYVVVKIPRFAFEKFPGADPELTTTMKSVGEAMSLGRNFTEALNKAMRSMETTAAGFWTTPDPAGATLASTLDDLGTPHDGRLYTVERALRLGATVAEVSAASGRIDPWFLDQIASLVDLRAEIIAAPVLDLALLRRAKRAGLSDRQLAALRPEFAGEDGVRRLRHRLGLRPVYKTVDTCAAEFEAKTPYHYSSYDEETEVAPSDRPKVLILGSGPNRIGQGIEFDYSCVHAVMALRGAGYETVMVNCNPETVSTDYDTADRLYFEPLTFEDVLEVVNAENESGRAAGGPGVIGVVVQLGGQTPLGLAQRLKDAGVPIVGTSPESIDLAEDRGAFGAVLGKAGLRAPAHGTATSYDEAKAIADEIGYPVLVRPSYVLGGRGMEIVYDDPTLSAYINRATEISPAHPVLVDRFLDDAIEIDVDALCDATGEVFLGGVMEHIEEAGIHSGDSACALPPITLAASHIAEVRRYTAEIARGVGVRGLLNVQYALKDDTLYVLEANPRASRTVPFVSKATAVPLAKAAARIMLGATIAELRAEGLLPPTGDGGDLPADGPTAVKEAVLPFKRFRTPAGRGVDSLLGPEMKSTGEVMGIDPAFGNAYAKSQAAAYGSLPTSGRIFVSVANRDKRSMIFPIKRLADLGFQIVATIGTGQVLRRHGISCEIIRKHWEEAGSGPDAVTLIRNGEVALVVNTPQGSGASARSDGYEIRSAAVTADIPCITTVPGAAAAVMGIEALIRGEMTVRPLQDLHLALRGGRAV, translated from the coding sequence GTGCCTAAGCGCAGCGACTTGTCGCACGTGCTCGTGATCGGCTCGGGGCCGATCGTCATCGGGCAGGCGTGCGAGTTCGACTATTCGGGCACCCAGGCGTGCCGGGTCTTGCGGGCGGAGGGCCTGCGAGTTTCGCTCGTGAACTCCAACCCGGCGACCATCATGACCGACCCGGAGTTCGCCGACGCCACCTACATCGAGCCGATCACCACCGAGTTTCTCGAGCTGGTGATCGCCAAGGAGCGGCCGGACGCGCTGCTGCCCACGCTGGGCGGCCAGACCGCGCTCAACGCCGCGGTGGCGCTGCACGAGGCGGGCATCCTCGAGAAATACGGCGTCGAGCTGATCGGCGCCGACATCGAGGCGATCCAGCGCGGCGAAGACCGGCAGAAGTTCAAGGAGATCGTGGCGAAGGCCGGCGCCGAGACGCCGCGCTCGCGGGTCTGCGACTCGATGGACGCGGTCCGCTCGGCGGTGGGCGAGCTGGGCCTGCCGGTGGTGATCCGGCCGTCGTTCACGATGGGCGGCCTCGGCTCCGGCATGGCGCACACGGCCGCCGATCTCGAGCGGATCGCCGGCGCCGGGCTGACCGAGTCGCCGGTGCACGAGGTGCTGATCGAGGAGAGCGTGCTCGGCTGGAAGGAGTACGAGCTCGAGCTGATGCGCGACAAGCACGACAACGTCGTGGTGGTCTGCTCGATCGAGAACCTCGACCCGATGGGCGTGCACACCGGCGACAGCGTGACCGTCGCGCCGGCGATGACGCTGACCGACCGCGAATACCAGACGCTGCGCGACGTGGGCATCGCGGTGCTCCGCGAGGTCGGCGTCGACACCGGCGGCTGCAACATCCAGTTCGCCATCAACCCCGACGACGGCCGGCTCGTGGTGATCGAGATGAACCCGCGGGTGTCCCGGTCGTCGGCGCTCGCGTCGAAGGCGACCGGCTTCCCGATCGCGAAGATCGCCGCCAAGCTGGCGATCGGCTACACGCTCGACGAGATCTCCAACGACATCACCCAGGAGACGCCGGCCGCGTTCGAGCCGGCGCTCGACTACGTGGTGGTGAAGATCCCGCGGTTCGCGTTCGAGAAGTTCCCCGGCGCCGACCCGGAGCTGACCACCACGATGAAGTCGGTCGGCGAGGCGATGAGCCTGGGCCGCAACTTCACCGAGGCGCTCAACAAGGCGATGCGCTCGATGGAGACCACCGCCGCCGGCTTCTGGACCACGCCGGACCCGGCCGGCGCCACGCTGGCGTCCACTCTCGACGACCTGGGCACGCCGCACGACGGCCGGCTCTACACGGTCGAGCGGGCGCTGCGGCTCGGCGCCACGGTGGCCGAGGTGTCGGCCGCGTCCGGCCGGATCGACCCGTGGTTCCTCGACCAGATCGCCTCGCTGGTCGACCTGCGTGCCGAGATCATCGCCGCGCCGGTGCTCGACCTGGCACTGCTGCGCCGGGCCAAGCGGGCCGGCCTTTCCGACCGGCAGCTCGCCGCCCTGCGGCCCGAGTTCGCCGGGGAAGACGGTGTCCGGCGGCTGCGGCACCGGCTGGGGCTGCGGCCGGTCTACAAGACCGTCGACACCTGCGCGGCCGAGTTCGAGGCCAAGACGCCCTACCACTACTCGTCCTACGACGAGGAGACCGAGGTGGCACCCTCCGACCGGCCCAAGGTGCTGATCCTGGGCTCCGGGCCGAACCGGATCGGGCAGGGCATCGAGTTCGACTACTCGTGCGTACACGCCGTGATGGCCCTCCGGGGTGCCGGCTACGAGACCGTGATGGTCAACTGCAACCCCGAGACGGTGTCGACCGACTACGACACCGCCGACCGGCTCTACTTCGAGCCGCTCACCTTCGAAGACGTGCTCGAGGTGGTCAACGCGGAGAACGAGTCCGGCCGGGCCGCCGGCGGGCCGGGCGTGATCGGCGTGGTCGTGCAACTCGGCGGGCAGACCCCGCTCGGGTTGGCCCAGCGGCTCAAGGACGCCGGCGTGCCGATCGTCGGCACCAGCCCGGAGTCGATCGACCTGGCCGAAGACCGCGGCGCGTTCGGCGCGGTGCTCGGCAAGGCCGGGCTGCGGGCGCCGGCGCACGGCACCGCCACCTCCTACGACGAGGCGAAGGCGATCGCCGACGAGATCGGCTACCCGGTGCTGGTCCGACCCTCCTACGTGCTGGGCGGCCGGGGCATGGAGATCGTCTACGACGACCCGACGCTGTCCGCCTACATCAACCGGGCCACCGAGATCTCGCCGGCCCATCCGGTGCTGGTCGACCGCTTCCTCGACGACGCGATCGAGATCGACGTCGACGCCCTCTGCGACGCCACCGGCGAAGTCTTCCTCGGCGGCGTGATGGAGCACATCGAGGAGGCCGGCATCCACTCCGGCGACTCGGCGTGCGCGCTGCCGCCGATCACGCTGGCCGCCTCGCACATCGCCGAGGTGCGCCGCTACACCGCGGAGATCGCGCGCGGCGTGGGGGTGCGCGGGCTGCTCAACGTGCAGTACGCGCTCAAGGACGACACGCTCTACGTGCTCGAGGCCAACCCGCGCGCGTCGCGTACGGTGCCGTTCGTCTCCAAGGCGACCGCGGTGCCGCTGGCCAAGGCGGCCGCCCGGATCATGCTCGGCGCGACCATCGCCGAGTTGCGCGCCGAGGGCCTGCTGCCGCCCACCGGCGACGGCGGCGACCTGCCGGCCGACGGCCCGACCGCGGTCAAGGAGGCGGTGCTGCCGTTCAAGCGGTTCCGCACCCCGGCCGGTCGCGGCGTCGACTCGCTGCTCGGCCCCGAGATGAAGTCGACCGGCGAGGTGATGGGCATCGACCCGGCCTTCGGCAACGCGTACGCGAAGTCGCAGGCCGCCGCCTACGGCTCGCTGCCGACCTCGGGGCGGATCTTCGTGTCGGTCGCCAACCGCGACAAGCGCAGCATGATCTTCCCGATCAAGCGGCTGGCCGACCTCGGCTTCCAGATCGTGGCGACCATCGGCACCGGCCAGGTGCTGCGCCGGCACGGCATCTCCTGCGAGATCATCCGCAAGCACTGGGAAGAGGCGGGCTCCGGGCCCGACGCGGTGACCCTGATCCGCAACGGCGAGGTGGCGCTGGTCGTCAACACGCCGCAGGGCTCGGGCGCCTCGGCGCGCTCCGACGGCTACGAGATCCGCAGCGCGGCGGTGACCGCCGACATCCCGTGCATCACCACGGTGCCGGGCGCGGCCGCGGCGGTGATGGGCATCGAGGCGCTGATCCGCGGCGAGATGACCGTACGCCCGTTGCAGGACCTCCATCTCGCGCTGCGGGGCGGGCGTGCTGTTTGA